One segment of Solanum lycopersicum chromosome 1, SLM_r2.1 DNA contains the following:
- the LOC101262652 gene encoding xyloglucan 6-xylosyltransferase 2, with protein sequence MLDRFLSARRAWQVRRIMRNGKLTFLCLFLTVIVLRGNLGAGRFGTPGQDLKEIRETFSYYRKRVEPRRVLEEAQQVSSSSTVSDGGASSSDSNNYATFDLKKILVDEDDGEPEFKRDPNQPYALGPKIIDWDEQRGEWLKKNPNFPNFVGTNKPRVLLVTGSSPKPCENPVGDHYLLKSIKNKIDYCRLHGIEIFYNMALLDAEMAGFWAKLPLLRKLLLSHPEVEFLWWMDSDAMFTDMAFELPWERYKDANLVMHGWNEMVYDQKNWIGLNTGSFLLRNTQWALDLLDVLAPMGPKGKVREEAGALLTRELKDRPVFEADDQSAMVYILATQKEIWGDKVYLENAYYLHGYWGILVDKYEEMIENYHPGLGDHRWPLVTHFVGCKPCAKFGDYSVERCLKQMDRAFNFGDNQILQMYGFTHKSLGSRRVKRTRNETSNPLEVNDELGLLHPPFKAVKVPSS encoded by the coding sequence ATGTTAGATCGATTTCTGAGTGCTCGTAGAGCATGGCAAGTCAGGAGAATTATGAGAAATGGGAAGCTTACGTTCTTGTGTTTGTTTCTTACCGTTATTGTCCTTAGAGGGAATTTGGGAGCTGGAAGATTTGGTACTCCTGGCCAGGATTTGAAGGAAATTCGTGAAACATTTAGCTATTACAGGAAGCGCGTGGAGCCCAGACGCGTTCTTGAAGAAGCACAACAGGTATCATCTTCAAGCACTGTAAGTGATGGTGGTGCATCATCATCAGATAGTAATAATTATGCTACTTTTGATTTAAAGAAGATTTTAGTTGATGAGGATGATGGTGAGCCTGAGTTTAAGAGAGATCCAAATCAACCTTATGCTCTTGGTCCAAAGATAATAGATTGGGATGAGCAAAGAGGGGAGTGGTTgaaaaaaaatcctaattttcctaattttgtTGGAACAAATAAGCCAAGGGTGTTGTTGGTTACTGGTTCATCTCCTAAGCCATGTGAGAATCCAGTTGGTGATCATTACTTGTTGAAGTCAATAAAGAATAAGATTGATTATTGTAGGCTTCATGGGATTGAGATTTTTTATAATATGGCTTTGCTTGATGCTGAAATGGCTGGTTTTTGGGCTAAATTGCCTTTGCTTAGGAAGCTTTTGCTATCACATCCTGAGGTTGAGTTTTTGTGGTGGATGGATAGTGATGCTATGTTTACTGATATGGCTTTTGAGCTTCCATGGGAGAGGTATAAAGATGCTAATCTTGTGATGCATGGATGGAATGAGATGGTTTATGATCAGAAGAATTGGATTGGTTTGAATACTGGTAGCTTCTTATTGAGGAATACTCAATGGGCATTGGATTTACTTGATGTGTTGGCACCTATGGGACCAAAGGGAAAGGTAAGGGAGGAAGCCGGGGCGCTTCTTACTCGGGAGCTTAAAGATAGACCAGTTTTTGAAGCTGATGATCAGTCTGCAATGGTATATATATTGGCAACACAGAAGGAGATATGGGGTGATAAGGTTTATCTTGAGAATGCTTATTACTTGCACGGTTACTGGGGAATTCTGGTAGATAAATATGAAGAGATGATTGAGAATTACCACCCTGGTCTTGGTGACCATAGGTGGCCACTTGTTACTCACTTTGTGGGTTGCAAGCCTTGTGCAAAGTTTGGAGATTATTCGGTAGAGAGGTGCTTGAAGCAAATGGATCGTGCATTCAACTTTGGTGACAACCAGATCCTGCAGATGTATGGATTCACTCATAAATCACTTGGTAGTAGGAGAGTGAAGAGAACACGTAATGAAACAAGCAATCCACTTGAAGTGAATGATGAGCTTGGATTACTTCACCCTCCATTTAAAGCTGTCAAGGTACCATCTTCTTGA